Proteins encoded in a region of the candidate division WOR-1 bacterium RIFOXYB2_FULL_36_35 genome:
- a CDS encoding GDP-mannose 4,6-dehydratase, with translation MPKRAFITGITGQDGSYLAEFLLSKGYDVHGLIRRASTFNTHRIDHIYIDPHLPKAKFFLHYGDLSDSSQLVNLIYNIKPDEVYNLGAQSHVRVSFDTPEYTGDIAGLGTTRLLEAIKSSGIKTKLYQASSSEMFGASPPPQNEKTPFYPRSPYAVAKVYSYWMVVNYREGYDMFACNGILFNHESPRRGETFVSRKITRAVANIVAGKQKKLYLGNLKAKRDWGYAPEYVVCQWLILQQDKPDDYVIGTGESVTVEDFVKEAFSYVNLDWKEYVEIDPKYFRPTEVDFLCADISKAKNILKWEPKVKVHELVKIMVDADMEQIGLTPIGDGAKILESKGITWTKNRITSG, from the coding sequence ATGCCTAAAAGAGCCTTTATAACCGGTATTACAGGTCAAGATGGAAGTTATTTGGCAGAATTTCTATTGTCAAAAGGATATGATGTCCATGGATTAATCAGACGGGCCAGTACTTTTAATACCCATAGAATCGATCATATTTATATTGATCCTCATTTGCCAAAAGCTAAATTTTTTTTGCATTATGGAGACCTTTCTGATTCAAGTCAATTAGTTAATCTGATTTATAATATTAAGCCTGATGAAGTTTATAATTTAGGAGCGCAAAGTCATGTTAGAGTTAGTTTTGATACTCCTGAGTATACAGGTGATATAGCAGGGTTAGGGACTACAAGGTTACTGGAAGCTATAAAGAGCAGTGGAATAAAGACCAAATTATATCAGGCGTCGAGTTCTGAAATGTTTGGAGCCTCTCCCCCTCCCCAAAATGAAAAAACTCCATTTTATCCACGTAGTCCTTATGCTGTGGCAAAAGTTTATTCTTATTGGATGGTAGTTAATTATAGAGAAGGCTACGATATGTTTGCCTGTAATGGGATATTATTTAATCATGAAAGCCCTCGTCGAGGGGAGACTTTTGTTTCAAGAAAAATAACTCGTGCAGTTGCAAATATTGTAGCAGGGAAACAAAAAAAATTATATCTTGGAAATCTGAAAGCTAAAAGAGATTGGGGATATGCTCCTGAATACGTAGTTTGCCAGTGGCTTATATTGCAACAGGATAAGCCCGATGATTATGTTATAGGCACAGGAGAGAGTGTTACTGTTGAAGATTTTGTCAAAGAGGCTTTTTCTTATGTTAATTTGGATTGGAAGGAATATGTGGAGATTGATCCAAAATATTTTAGGCCGACAGAGGTTGATTTCCTTTGCGCGGATATTTCAAAGGCAAAAAATATTCTTAAATGGGAACCGAAAGTAAAAGTTCATGAACTTGTAAAAATTATGGTTGATGCGGATATGGAACAGATAGGTTTAACGCCTATTGGTGATGGCGCAAAAATCTTGGAATCAAAAGGCATTACTTGGACAAAAAACAGGATAACAAGCGGGTAA
- a CDS encoding GDP-fucose synthetase: MNFWENKRVTVTGGSGFLGSFIVEKLRDRGCRDVFVPEIEDYNLVCMEDVKKMYKDGNPDIVIHLAAVVGGIGANKLNPGKYFYDNLMMGVQLIEEGRQNNLKKFVAIGTICAYPKFTPVPFKEENLWNGYPEETNAPYGLAKKMLLVQSQAYREQYGFNSIYLLPVNLYGPRDNFNLKTSHVIPALVRKCVEAAKAKKEEVVVWGTGEASREFFYVEDAAEGILLAAEKYDKPDPVNLGAGFEIKIKDLVELIVKLTGFKGKIVWDKTKPDGQPRRMLDVSRAEKEFGFKAKTSFEEGLKKTIKWYQINETKAKR; this comes from the coding sequence ATGAATTTTTGGGAAAATAAAAGAGTTACTGTTACAGGCGGATCAGGGTTCCTTGGATCTTTTATTGTAGAAAAGTTAAGAGATAGAGGCTGCAGAGATGTTTTTGTTCCGGAAATAGAAGATTATAATCTTGTTTGTATGGAAGATGTAAAAAAAATGTATAAAGATGGTAACCCTGATATAGTTATTCATTTAGCTGCGGTAGTTGGAGGGATAGGAGCCAATAAGTTAAACCCCGGAAAATATTTTTATGATAATCTGATGATGGGTGTCCAGTTGATTGAGGAGGGGAGGCAGAATAATTTAAAGAAATTTGTTGCTATAGGGACAATTTGTGCCTATCCCAAATTTACGCCTGTTCCGTTTAAAGAAGAGAATTTATGGAATGGATATCCGGAAGAGACAAATGCGCCTTATGGACTTGCAAAAAAAATGCTTTTAGTTCAATCTCAAGCTTACAGGGAGCAATATGGTTTTAATTCTATCTATCTTTTACCTGTTAATTTGTATGGACCAAGAGATAACTTTAATTTAAAAACTTCACATGTTATTCCTGCTTTGGTTAGAAAGTGTGTGGAAGCTGCCAAAGCAAAAAAAGAAGAGGTAGTGGTTTGGGGTACGGGAGAAGCAAGTCGTGAATTTTTTTATGTAGAAGATGCCGCAGAAGGCATTTTACTTGCAGCCGAGAAATATGATAAACCTGATCCTGTTAATCTGGGGGCAGGTTTTGAAATTAAGATAAAAGACCTAGTTGAATTAATTGTAAAACTTACGGGGTTTAAAGGAAAAATCGTCTGGGATAAAACAAAACCTGACGGACAGCCAAGAAGAATGCTTGATGTCTCAAGAGCCGAGAAAGAATTTGGTTTTAAAGCAAAGACTTCTTTTGAAGAAGGGCTTAAAAAAACTATAAAATGGTATCAAATAAATGAAACAAAAGCAAAAAGATAA
- a CDS encoding lipopolysaccharide biosynthesis protein RfbH, translating into MKQKQKDKLKKEILRKVKSYYALSKTDGQFIPGISKVNYGGRVYDEKEMINLVDSSLEFWLTAGHYAVEFEKKLASFIEVKYCSLTNSGSSANLLAFMALTSPKLGERKIKRGDEVITVAAGFPTTIAPIVQFGAIPVFIDVTLPSYNIDCDKLERALSKKTKAIMIAHTLGNPFDIDKIKSFCKKHGLWLVEDNCDALGSKYKGKYTGSFGDIATCSFYPPHHITMGEGGALLTNNLHLKRIIESFRDWGRDCWCQSGKDDTCKNRFKQQFGELPYGYDHKYVYSHFGYNLKVTDMQAAIGCAQLDKLPKFIEARKKNYKYLLEKLIKYSDKFIFSESLPAASPSWFGFLITVRENAGFARDDIVNYLEDNKIQTRMLFAGNMVSHPAFDQMRKEKSGYRIVGHLEKTDLIMNNTFWVGVYPGMTKEKLDYMVRKVSDFLEKFIKL; encoded by the coding sequence ATGAAACAAAAGCAAAAAGATAAATTAAAAAAAGAAATTTTAAGGAAAGTAAAATCATATTATGCTCTGTCCAAAACAGATGGACAATTTATTCCCGGGATATCCAAAGTGAACTACGGGGGTCGCGTGTATGATGAGAAAGAGATGATTAATCTTGTTGACTCATCTCTTGAATTTTGGTTGACAGCAGGCCATTATGCTGTGGAATTTGAAAAAAAACTGGCATCTTTTATTGAAGTTAAATACTGCAGCCTTACAAATTCAGGTTCATCAGCTAATCTTTTGGCTTTTATGGCGCTTACTTCGCCAAAACTTGGGGAAAGAAAGATTAAAAGAGGTGATGAGGTTATAACCGTTGCTGCAGGTTTTCCAACAACTATAGCTCCGATAGTTCAGTTTGGCGCTATTCCTGTATTTATTGATGTGACACTCCCTTCTTATAATATTGATTGTGATAAATTAGAGAGAGCTTTATCTAAAAAAACAAAAGCTATAATGATTGCCCATACTTTAGGCAATCCTTTTGATATAGATAAGATTAAAAGTTTTTGTAAAAAACATGGTTTATGGCTTGTAGAGGACAATTGTGATGCTTTAGGTTCAAAATATAAAGGAAAATATACCGGTTCATTTGGAGATATTGCCACTTGCAGTTTTTATCCTCCACATCATATTACAATGGGGGAAGGGGGAGCTCTTCTCACAAATAATTTACACTTAAAACGTATTATAGAGTCGTTTAGGGATTGGGGGCGGGATTGCTGGTGCCAGAGCGGCAAGGATGATACCTGTAAAAATAGGTTTAAACAACAGTTTGGAGAATTACCATATGGTTATGATCATAAATATGTTTACTCACATTTTGGTTATAATCTGAAAGTTACAGATATGCAGGCGGCAATCGGTTGCGCGCAGCTTGATAAGCTCCCTAAATTTATCGAGGCCAGAAAAAAAAATTACAAATATCTTTTGGAAAAATTGATTAAATATTCTGATAAGTTTATTTTTTCAGAGTCTTTGCCTGCTGCTTCACCAAGCTGGTTTGGATTTCTTATAACCGTGAGAGAAAATGCCGGGTTTGCAAGGGATGATATTGTTAATTATTTAGAGGATAATAAAATACAGACAAGGATGCTTTTTGCAGGTAACATGGTGAGCCATCCGGCTTTTGATCAAATGCGCAAGGAAAAAAGTGGCTATAGAATTGTCGGTCATCTTGAAAAGACAGATTTAATAATGAATAATACTTTCTGGGTTGGTGTATATCCCGGAATGACAAAAGAAAAATTGGATTATATGGTAAGAAAGGTTTCAGACTTCTTGGAAAAGTTTATAAAACTTTAA
- a CDS encoding glucose-1-phosphate cytidylyltransferase, protein MKVVILCGGQGMRLREETEYRPKPLIPVGGMPILWHIMKIYSYYGHKDFILCLGYKGDMIKDYFLNFEELMNDFTLNLRSKKERIIHHNNSALEDWNITFVNTGPKAQTGSRVAQIKQFLEDEEEFLLTYGDGLAQINIDTLLAFHRKHGKIGTITGVSPPSRFGEISSDNDKIVGFNEKPKVSNRHINGGFFVFKKELFNYLSSDCNCILEDKPLEELAKNKELMMFSHEGFWQCMDTYRDLVLLNDMWNCNEALWKVWD, encoded by the coding sequence ATGAAAGTTGTTATTTTATGCGGTGGTCAGGGGATGAGGCTTAGAGAAGAGACCGAATATAGACCAAAGCCTCTTATTCCTGTTGGAGGTATGCCGATTTTATGGCATATAATGAAAATTTATTCATATTATGGTCATAAAGATTTTATTCTTTGTTTAGGCTATAAAGGTGACATGATAAAAGATTATTTTCTCAATTTTGAAGAGTTGATGAATGATTTTACTTTGAATTTAAGATCGAAAAAAGAGAGAATTATTCATCATAATAATTCAGCCCTTGAAGATTGGAATATAACGTTTGTAAATACGGGGCCTAAAGCGCAGACCGGAAGCCGTGTTGCCCAGATTAAACAATTTCTTGAGGATGAGGAAGAATTTTTGCTAACTTATGGAGATGGCTTAGCACAGATAAATATTGATACATTATTAGCCTTTCATAGAAAACATGGGAAGATAGGGACAATAACCGGTGTAAGCCCGCCATCAAGATTTGGTGAGATATCGTCGGACAATGATAAAATTGTTGGGTTTAATGAAAAGCCAAAAGTTTCAAATCGCCATATTAACGGCGGTTTTTTTGTTTTTAAAAAAGAGCTTTTTAATTATTTATCTTCTGATTGCAACTGTATCTTAGAAGACAAGCCTTTGGAAGAATTGGCAAAAAATAAAGAGCTTATGATGTTTTCTCATGAGGGATTTTGGCAATGTATGGATACTTACAGAGATCTTGTATTGCTAAATGATATGTGGAACTGCAACGAGGCTTTATGGAAGGTTTGGGATTAA
- a CDS encoding spore coat protein: MKNNLFDKLFIFEMANNHMGDVEHGLKIIKEIKNVTQDFDFQFAFKFQYRNLDSFIHPDYKERKDIKYVKRFSETRLSESDFLRLKEAVVNAGFITICTPFDEASVDLIKKHGYEIVKIASCSFTDWPLLERIAGTDKPIIASTAGASLENIDKVVSFFEHRKKQFALMHCVAAYPTPDKDIELNQIDLFQARYPGVVIGYSTHEGPQNFDAVKIAIAKGAKILERHVALSTDKYPINGYSSAPSQVKEWLSAAKKAYEMCGVSGKRLQFTPDEISSLRALGRGLFAKREIKKGEQINSDDLFFAIPTVEDQITANDFSKYIDYSVKQDIHVNQPILFSSVSQIDNREKIYKIVKLVKKVLQDGHINVPGMLDLEISHHYGVDRFHEAGCTLINFINREYCKKLIVLVPGQSHPEQYHQKKEETFHVLHGDVDFVLDDKKFTGKPGDIVVVERGMRHIFSSKTGAVIEEISSTHYKDDSFYTDPDIAKNKQRKTTITYWMDV; this comes from the coding sequence ATGAAAAATAATTTGTTTGATAAATTGTTTATTTTTGAAATGGCTAATAATCATATGGGAGATGTTGAGCATGGTTTGAAGATAATAAAAGAGATAAAAAATGTAACCCAAGATTTTGATTTTCAGTTTGCGTTCAAGTTCCAATATCGCAATCTTGATTCTTTTATTCATCCTGATTACAAAGAGAGGAAAGATATTAAATATGTTAAACGATTTAGTGAAACAAGACTTAGTGAGTCTGATTTTTTACGCTTAAAAGAAGCTGTTGTGAACGCCGGCTTTATTACAATTTGTACCCCATTTGATGAAGCATCTGTTGATTTGATTAAGAAGCATGGTTATGAAATTGTTAAAATAGCCAGTTGTTCTTTTACCGATTGGCCTCTCTTGGAAAGGATTGCGGGTACAGATAAGCCTATTATTGCATCAACAGCTGGCGCTTCACTGGAAAACATCGATAAAGTTGTTTCATTCTTCGAACACCGGAAAAAACAATTTGCCCTAATGCATTGTGTTGCGGCTTATCCCACACCGGACAAAGATATTGAGCTTAACCAGATAGATTTGTTTCAAGCTAGATACCCTGGAGTTGTTATCGGTTACTCAACCCATGAAGGGCCTCAGAATTTTGATGCTGTTAAAATAGCTATTGCTAAAGGGGCAAAAATTCTTGAGAGACATGTTGCTCTTTCTACAGATAAGTATCCAATCAATGGATATTCCAGCGCTCCTTCTCAAGTTAAAGAGTGGCTTTCTGCTGCGAAAAAAGCATATGAGATGTGCGGGGTTTCCGGCAAGAGATTGCAGTTTACTCCTGATGAAATTTCAAGCTTAAGGGCTTTGGGTCGGGGTCTTTTTGCAAAAAGAGAAATTAAAAAGGGGGAACAGATTAATTCAGATGACCTGTTTTTTGCTATTCCGACAGTTGAAGATCAAATTACGGCGAATGATTTTTCAAAGTATATCGATTATTCTGTCAAACAGGATATACATGTAAATCAGCCTATCCTTTTTTCTTCTGTCAGTCAGATTGATAATCGTGAAAAGATATATAAAATTGTTAAATTGGTAAAAAAGGTTTTGCAGGATGGACATATCAATGTCCCGGGGATGCTTGATCTTGAAATTTCCCATCATTATGGGGTTGACCGTTTTCATGAGGCGGGATGTACACTTATTAACTTTATTAACAGGGAATATTGTAAAAAGCTTATAGTGTTGGTTCCGGGGCAAAGCCATCCCGAGCAGTATCATCAAAAGAAAGAGGAAACTTTCCATGTTTTACATGGTGATGTCGATTTTGTCTTAGATGATAAAAAGTTTACCGGTAAACCAGGTGATATTGTTGTTGTGGAGAGAGGGATGAGGCATATTTTCAGCAGTAAGACAGGGGCTGTGATTGAAGAGATATCATCTACCCATTATAAAGATGATTCTTTTTATACCGATCCTGATATTGCCAAAAACAAGCAGAGAAAGACGACTATTACTTACTGGATGGATGTTTAA
- a CDS encoding thiamine pyrophosphate-binding protein yields the protein MIKLSDYVIKFIADLKVKHIFILPGGGCMHLVDSIGKNKNIEFIGCLHEQAAAVAADGYAQYNGNIGVALVTTGPGGTNAITGVAASWIDSTPLLVLSGQTKRSDLLKGRGVRQMGIQEVDIVSIVKPITKYAVTVLDPGKIRYYLEKAVYTAQNDRPGPVWLDIPLDVQGAMIDENNIEGFIPPKESEKNISSQLVKQVITFLNDSKRPVILAGRGIRLGKANAEFLKVIEMLKIPVLTTWRLMDILPEEHELFFGRPGSIASRYANFVQQNADFILVLGARLDLPQVGHNYPNFASHAKKVMVDIDENEIKKVDTKIDIPIVADIKAFLEKFIQKLDEVEQIDRSSWIVKCKEWKDKYPIALKEYFELKNFVNTYALIDTLSNLMNSDDLLVPESSGSAAEITPQAFKVKQGQRILNSPGLGSMGFGIPQSIGACLASGKKRTVCIIGDGGLQHNIQEFETLKRLELPIKVFVLNNNGYAAIRNTHSKFFEGRLVCCDPSSGLTFPDTCKVASAYGLQTMRISSQKHLREDVQNVLNMEGTVICEVMVDPDLQMAPKLASKAMPDGRMVSRPLEDLWPFLDEEEQKNNMIVESDFNKE from the coding sequence ATGATTAAACTATCAGATTATGTAATAAAGTTTATTGCCGATCTTAAAGTAAAGCATATTTTTATCCTCCCCGGTGGGGGGTGTATGCATCTTGTTGATTCTATTGGTAAAAATAAGAATATAGAATTTATTGGATGCTTGCATGAACAGGCGGCTGCTGTTGCCGCGGATGGATATGCTCAATATAACGGGAATATTGGTGTTGCTCTTGTAACGACAGGGCCTGGCGGTACCAATGCTATAACAGGTGTTGCCGCGTCTTGGATTGATTCTACACCTCTTTTAGTATTGTCCGGACAGACTAAGAGATCGGATCTTCTTAAGGGGCGGGGAGTTCGCCAAATGGGAATTCAAGAGGTGGATATTGTCTCTATAGTAAAGCCTATTACAAAATATGCTGTTACTGTTTTAGATCCGGGGAAGATAAGATATTATTTGGAAAAAGCTGTCTATACGGCACAAAATGACCGTCCAGGCCCTGTTTGGCTGGATATTCCCCTTGATGTTCAAGGTGCTATGATTGATGAAAATAATATTGAAGGATTTATCCCTCCTAAGGAATCAGAAAAAAATATTTCTAGCCAATTAGTAAAACAAGTTATTACCTTTTTAAATGATTCAAAAAGACCGGTTATTCTTGCTGGACGAGGGATACGTCTCGGAAAAGCTAATGCAGAGTTTTTAAAAGTAATTGAGATGTTAAAAATACCGGTTCTTACCACGTGGAGATTGATGGATATATTGCCCGAGGAGCATGAACTGTTTTTTGGACGTCCCGGATCTATTGCTTCAAGATATGCTAATTTTGTACAACAAAATGCAGATTTTATATTAGTGCTTGGCGCTCGTTTGGATTTACCTCAGGTGGGACATAATTATCCTAATTTTGCTTCTCATGCTAAAAAAGTTATGGTTGATATAGATGAAAATGAAATAAAAAAGGTTGATACAAAAATTGATATTCCTATTGTGGCTGATATTAAAGCCTTTTTGGAAAAATTTATCCAAAAATTAGATGAAGTTGAACAAATCGACAGATCGAGCTGGATTGTAAAGTGTAAGGAGTGGAAAGATAAATATCCGATTGCCTTAAAAGAATATTTTGAGTTGAAAAATTTTGTAAACACCTATGCTCTAATAGATACCCTTTCGAACTTAATGAATTCAGATGATTTGCTTGTTCCTGAAAGTTCAGGAAGCGCTGCTGAAATAACACCTCAGGCGTTTAAAGTAAAACAAGGACAAAGGATTTTAAATTCTCCGGGACTTGGGTCTATGGGGTTTGGTATTCCTCAGAGTATTGGAGCTTGTCTTGCAAGCGGAAAGAAGAGAACTGTTTGTATAATTGGTGATGGAGGATTACAGCACAATATTCAAGAATTTGAGACATTAAAAAGATTAGAGCTTCCCATAAAAGTTTTTGTTTTAAATAATAATGGATATGCCGCTATAAGAAATACGCATAGTAAATTTTTTGAAGGGCGTTTAGTCTGTTGTGATCCCTCAAGCGGGCTTACCTTTCCTGATACTTGCAAGGTTGCTTCTGCGTATGGATTACAGACAATGAGGATTTCCAGCCAGAAGCATTTAAGAGAAGATGTCCAAAACGTGCTTAATATGGAAGGGACAGTTATTTGTGAAGTTATGGTTGATCCTGATTTGCAGATGGCTCCCAAGTTGGCATCAAAAGCAATGCCTGACGGCAGAATGGTATCAAGACCTCTTGAAGATTTATGGCCATTTTTGGATGAAGAAGAACAAAAAAACAATATGATTGTAGAGTCTGATTTTAACAAAGAATAA
- a CDS encoding NAD-dependent dehydratase — protein MKKILITGGYGFIAKNLLEQLGEEYNIFSYNRQQLDLLDSSKVLAVIKKSKFDVIIHTATYDAAPKHSKKDPSKVLENNLRMFFNIVRCKDYFGKMIYFGSGAEYSREHWKPKMKEAYFDKHVPSDQYGYSKYLMSKYVELNNNLYNLRLFAVFGKYEDWRVRVISSICRDAVLDLPIIINQNKYYDFMYIDDLIKIIKWFIENKPLHKIHNICSGNVIDFKTIAQKVCKISGKKLKIVIKERKLGKEYSGDNLLLLSEIKRSDFTLMDKALEKLYRFYDTNRSLLE, from the coding sequence ATGAAAAAGATATTAATAACAGGTGGATATGGGTTTATTGCGAAAAACTTACTTGAACAATTAGGAGAAGAATATAATATCTTTTCTTATAATAGACAACAGCTTGATCTTTTAGATTCATCTAAAGTTTTGGCTGTTATAAAAAAATCAAAATTTGATGTAATAATACACACTGCTACTTATGATGCCGCACCAAAACATTCTAAAAAAGATCCCTCAAAAGTTTTGGAAAATAACTTAAGGATGTTTTTTAACATAGTAAGATGTAAAGATTATTTTGGGAAAATGATTTATTTCGGATCCGGCGCAGAATATAGCCGTGAACATTGGAAGCCTAAGATGAAAGAAGCTTATTTTGACAAACATGTGCCTTCAGATCAATATGGGTATTCAAAATATCTTATGAGTAAATATGTAGAATTGAACAACAATTTATATAATTTAAGGCTTTTTGCTGTTTTTGGCAAGTATGAAGATTGGCGTGTACGTGTTATTTCCAGCATTTGCAGGGATGCAGTTTTAGATTTACCTATTATCATAAACCAGAACAAATATTATGATTTTATGTATATTGATGATCTTATTAAAATTATTAAATGGTTCATTGAAAATAAACCTCTTCACAAGATACACAATATTTGTTCGGGAAATGTCATAGATTTTAAAACAATAGCTCAAAAAGTTTGCAAAATATCAGGCAAAAAGCTAAAGATAGTGATTAAAGAGCGAAAACTTGGAAAAGAGTATAGTGGAGATAATTTATTGTTGTTATCTGAAATTAAAAGATCTGATTTTACTTTGATGGATAAAGCTCTTGAAAAATTATATCGTTTTTATGATACAAATAGGAGTCTTTTAGAATGA
- a CDS encoding NUDIX hydrolase, with product MNIHEAIKYLEKEIPDPSKGLAEELFSFFSKIVPMVNVDLLIKDEKGRTLLSWRDDPIHGKGWHIPGGIIRFKETLENRILKVAETEIGAKIEFDPVPITIKQIISEKRTLRGHFISILYKCFLSGEYLLENKGLSINDAGYLLWHDVCPKNLIKVHETYREYI from the coding sequence ATGAATATACACGAAGCAATTAAATATTTAGAAAAAGAGATACCTGATCCTTCAAAGGGGTTGGCTGAGGAGCTCTTTTCCTTCTTCTCCAAAATAGTTCCGATGGTAAATGTTGACCTTCTTATAAAAGATGAAAAGGGGAGAACCCTTTTATCGTGGAGGGATGATCCTATTCATGGAAAAGGTTGGCATATACCCGGTGGAATTATAAGATTCAAAGAGACCCTTGAAAACAGAATCCTAAAAGTTGCAGAGACAGAAATTGGAGCTAAGATTGAATTTGATCCTGTTCCTATTACAATTAAGCAGATTATAAGTGAAAAGAGGACATTACGGGGGCATTTTATCTCTATATTGTATAAGTGTTTTCTTTCAGGCGAATATCTCCTTGAAAATAAAGGGTTATCGATAAATGACGCGGGGTATCTTTTGTGGCACGATGTTTGTCCCAAAAATCTGATAAAAGTACATGAGACATATAGGGAGTACATATAG
- a CDS encoding methyltransferase → MTKRNNCRVCGNKFFKEPLLQYKNMPKGAQFLPGTNDLKDEFGVNLDIYQCSGCGLVQLDCEPVFYYKDVIRAAAFSDEMKTFRLQQFDSFVKKYSLRGKKVVEIGCGAGEYLSLMKECNVTAYGLEHLSESVTKCIKKGLTVSEGFIDNEVYFIKNTPFAAFYILNFFEHLPDPNSILKGIYNNLEQGGVGLVEVPNFDMILRKKLFSEFIPDHLFYFTKETLSLALNLNGFDILECNEIWYDYIISAVVKKRGKINISPFYKYQESLKAEIEKYIDQFGHKNVAIWGAGHQALAIISMTNISDKIRYVVDSATFKQGKYTPATHLPIVSPDVLQADPVKAIIVMAASYSDEVAKLIKNKFGININIAILRDFGLEVF, encoded by the coding sequence ATGACAAAGAGAAATAACTGCAGAGTATGTGGTAATAAATTTTTTAAAGAGCCACTCCTTCAATATAAGAACATGCCAAAGGGGGCTCAATTTTTGCCTGGGACAAACGATCTCAAAGATGAGTTCGGGGTAAATCTTGATATTTATCAATGCTCAGGTTGTGGTTTGGTCCAATTAGATTGTGAGCCTGTCTTTTATTATAAAGATGTTATCCGCGCTGCCGCCTTTTCGGATGAAATGAAAACCTTTAGACTTCAGCAGTTTGATTCTTTTGTAAAAAAGTATTCTTTGCGAGGGAAAAAGGTTGTTGAAATTGGTTGTGGCGCTGGAGAGTATCTTTCTCTTATGAAAGAGTGTAATGTTACAGCTTATGGGTTAGAGCATTTAAGTGAATCTGTTACAAAATGTATAAAAAAAGGGCTAACTGTTTCTGAGGGATTTATTGATAATGAAGTATATTTCATAAAAAATACCCCATTTGCTGCTTTTTATATACTTAATTTTTTTGAACATCTTCCTGATCCAAATTCAATACTTAAAGGGATCTATAATAACTTGGAACAAGGTGGTGTAGGTCTTGTTGAGGTTCCAAACTTTGACATGATCTTAAGGAAAAAACTTTTTTCCGAGTTTATACCAGACCACCTTTTTTATTTTACCAAAGAGACTTTGAGTCTTGCATTAAATCTTAATGGTTTTGATATTCTTGAGTGTAATGAGATTTGGTACGATTACATAATTTCTGCAGTTGTAAAAAAACGTGGCAAAATAAATATATCTCCGTTCTATAAATATCAGGAAAGCTTGAAAGCTGAAATAGAAAAATATATTGATCAGTTTGGGCATAAAAATGTAGCTATTTGGGGGGCAGGACATCAGGCCCTTGCAATTATTTCTATGACTAATATTTCTGATAAAATTAGATATGTTGTTGATTCTGCTACATTTAAACAGGGTAAATATACCCCGGCGACACATCTTCCTATTGTTTCTCCTGATGTGCTTCAAGCTGATCCTGTAAAAGCAATAATAGTTATGGCCGCAAGTTATTCTGATGAGGTTGCAAAGCTTATAAAAAATAAGTTTGGCATAAATATTAATATTGCGATATTAAGAGATTTTGGATTGGAGGTTTTTTAA
- a CDS encoding phosphate ABC transporter permease, translating into MNSKDFELIIEPGRGFKNYWSDLWLYRELFYFLAWRDILVRYKQTIIGVAWSVIRPLLTMVVFTIIFGGLAKLPSNGVPYPILVYSAMLPWQLFANSLTESSNSLIANANMLTKVYFPRLIMPTSSIIVSLVDFLISFVMLAFLMIWFHFIPSWRIIMLPLFLILALITSLGVGLWIAALNVKYRDFRYIIPFIVQFGLYISPVGFSSSVVPANWRLIYSLNPMVGVIDGFRWAILGGNSFIYLPGFLLSMLIAFLFLVFGVWYFRKMEQTFADVI; encoded by the coding sequence TTGAACAGTAAAGATTTTGAGCTGATAATAGAACCGGGTAGGGGTTTTAAAAATTATTGGAGTGATCTTTGGCTTTATAGAGAATTGTTTTATTTTCTTGCCTGGCGTGATATTTTAGTTCGTTATAAACAGACAATTATCGGTGTTGCATGGAGTGTTATTCGTCCTCTTTTGACAATGGTTGTTTTTACAATTATTTTTGGCGGATTGGCAAAACTTCCTTCAAATGGCGTTCCTTATCCGATTTTAGTTTATTCCGCAATGCTGCCATGGCAGCTTTTTGCCAATTCATTGACAGAGAGCAGCAATTCGTTGATTGCTAATGCAAATATGTTGACCAAAGTCTATTTCCCAAGATTAATTATGCCAACAAGCTCAATTATTGTAAGTTTAGTAGATTTTTTGATTTCATTTGTTATGTTGGCTTTTCTTATGATCTGGTTCCATTTTATCCCAAGCTGGAGAATAATAATGTTACCACTCTTTTTAATTCTTGCATTAATTACCTCACTTGGGGTTGGCCTATGGATTGCTGCCCTTAATGTAAAATATCGTGATTTTCGTTATATCATCCCTTTTATTGTTCAGTTTGGATTATATATTTCACCGGTCGGTTTTAGCAGTAGTGTTGTTCCTGCAAACTGGCGTTTGATTTATTCTTTAAATCCTATGGTGGGAGTAATTGATGGTTTTCGCTGGGCGATTTTAGGAGGTAATTCCTTTATTTATTTGCCAGGGTTTTTGCTGTCAATGCTTATCGCTTTTTTATTTTTAGTGTTTGGTGTTTGGTATTTTAGAAAAATGGAACAGACATTTGCGGATGTGATTTAA